In Sceloporus undulatus isolate JIND9_A2432 ecotype Alabama chromosome 7, SceUnd_v1.1, whole genome shotgun sequence, one DNA window encodes the following:
- the MAP2K2 gene encoding dual specificity mitogen-activated protein kinase kinase 2 — protein sequence MPAKRKLVPPALNITPTIAEGPGPAGGEAGPGGTGGPADGPQAHLVDLQKKLEELELDEQQKKRLEAFLTQKAKVGELKDDDFERISELGAGNGGVVTKVQHKPSGLIMARKLIHLEIKPAIRNQIIRELQVLHECNSPYIVGFYGAFYSDGEISICMEHMDGGSLDQVLKEAKRIPEEILGKVSIAVLRGLAYLREKHQIMHRDVKPSNILVNSRGEIKLCDFGVSGQLIDSMANSFVGTRSYMSPERLQGTHYSVQSDIWSMGLSLVELSIGRYPIPPPDAKELEVIFGRPMVDGAEGEPHSISPRPRPPGRPVSGHGMDSRPAMAIFELLDYIVNEPPQSCRLGFSLKTSMSLYLIKNPAERADLKMLMNHTFIKRSEVEEVDFAGWLCKTLRLNQPSTPTRTAM from the exons atgccGGCCAAGAGGAAGCTGGTGCCGCCGGCCCTCAACATCACCCCGACCATCGCCGAGGGACCCGGCCCCGCAGGAGGAGAGGCCGGCCCAGGCGGAACAGGAGGCCCCGCCGACGGACCCCA AGCACATCTTGTTGACCTCCAGAAGAAACTGGAAGAACTGGAGTTGGATGAGCAGCAGAAGAAGCGGTTGGAGGCTTTCCTCACACAAAAGGCCAAAGTGGGAGAGCTGAAAGATGATGATTTTGAGAGGATTTCAGAGCTCGGAGCCGGCAATGGCGGAGTGGTCACCAAAGTACAACACAAACCCTCAGGGCTAATCATGGCACGGAAG CTGATTCACTTGGAGATCAAACCTGCCATCCGGAACCAGATCATCCGTGAGCTGCAAGTGCTTCATGAGTGCAATTCACCGTACATTGTGGGTTTCTATGGCGCCTTCTATAGTGATGGGGAGATCAGCATCTGTATGGAGCATATG GATGGAGGCTCCCTAGATCAAGTACTGAAGGAAGCCAAGAGAATTCCTGAGGAAATCTTGGGGAAGGTCAGCATCGCG GTTCTGCGAGGGTTGGCTTACTTGCGAGAGAAGCATCAGATCATGCACAGAG ATGTGAAGCCTTCTAATATATTGGTGAATTCCCGAGGAGAGATTAAACTTTGTGATTTTGGGGTCAGCGGTCAGCTCATTGACTCCATGGCAAATTCCTTTGTGGGCACTCGGTCCTATATGTCT CCCGAGCGCCTACAAGGCACTCACTACTCGGTTCAGTCTGATATCTGGAGCATGGGCCTTTCCTTGGTGGAGCTGTCGATCGGAAGGTACCCCATCCCCCCGCCAGATGCCAAGGAGCTGGAGGTGATCTTTGGCCGCCCCATGGTCGATGGGGCAGAAGGGGAACCCCACAGCATCTCGCCACGGCCCAGGCCCCCAGGCCGGCCTGTTAGCG GCCATGGGATGGATAGCCGCCCCGCGATGGCCATCTTTGAATTGCTGGACTACATTGTTAATGAG CCACCCCAAAGCTGCCGACTGGGGTTTTCACTCAAGACTTCCATGAGTTTGTA cTTAATTAAAAACCCTGCTGAACGGGCGGATCTAAAGATGCTGATG aATCACACCTTTATCAAACGCTCCGAGGTGGAAGAGGTGGACTTCGCAGGCTGGCTGTGTAAGACGCTGCGGCTGAACCAGCCCAGCACGCCCACCCGTACTGCTATGTGA
- the CREB3L3 gene encoding cyclic AMP-responsive element-binding protein 3-like protein 3, with translation MTSLDSMELLDLLFDRQDGVLRNVELGSSVAPWMGPDENTLLNAQENADFIRSILGPPDAVLDSPSWSPSASDSGLSEDPSSDQLDSPPHFVPTGSPRAYSDGSSQGDLAYTPYQDASYQAMPGLKAPAAEPRETEVSIEFNMWDAGFYPEERQEQATSILNSPSCTLTIKDLLLSNNGELHPQALNPCAMRQSGPGLSQELVLTEDEKKLLAKEGVALPTQLPLTKYEERILKKIRRKIRNKQSAQESRKKKKEYIDGLESRMSACTAQNQELQRKVVHLEKQNLSLLQQLKKLQALVMHSSSKAAQTSTCIAVLLLSFTLIIFPSFSTFSHKKAETGGDFVPVRVFSRSLHDDASSRIAVSLTRDPATDQAAKQPEKPLWTEYAQDAHTGKERSPLFSQLQKTGEMALSNTNSTTEASFPEETHVDFEGLAVGHSVASVAWTEPHQPGKVILEPAEEL, from the exons ATGACCAGCCTGGACAGCATGGAGCTACTGGACCTCCTCTTTGACCGTCAGGATGGTGTCCTTCGAAACGTGGAACTTGGCTCTTCTGTGGCGCCTTGGATGGGACCAGACGAAAAT ACCTTGCTGAATGCTCAGGAGAATGCCGACTTCATCCGTTCAATCCTGGGACCTCCAGATGCTGTCCTCGATTCCCCAAGCTGGTCTCCGTCGGCTAGTGATAGTGGACTATCCGAGGACCCCAGTTCTGACCAGCTGGACAGTCCTCCACATTTTGTCCCCACGGGAAGTCCCAGGGCTTATTCGGATGGCAGCTCCCAAGGGGACCTGGCTTACACCCCTTACCAGGATGCCTCCTACCAAGCCATGCCAGGCCTGAAAGCCCCAGCTGCTGAACCGAGAGAGACAGAAGTGTCAATTGAATTCA ATATGTGGGATGCAGGGTTTTATCCAGAGGAAAGGCAAGAGCAAGCCACATCCATCCTGAATTCGCCTTCCTGCACTCTGACCATCAAAGACCTCCTTCTGTCAAACAACGGTGAACTG CATCCTCAGGCTCTGAACCCATGTGCAATGAGGCAAAGTGGCCCTGGGTTGTCCCAAGAACTGGTGCTGACTGAGGACGAGAAGAAGCTGTTAGCCAAGGAAGGGGTCGCACTACCCACCCAGCTTCCCCTCACCAAG TATGAGGAGAGGATACTGAAGAAGATTCGCCGGAAGATCAGGAACAAGCAGTCTGCACAGGAAAGtcggaagaagaagaaagaatatatCGACGGACTAGAGAGCCG GATGTCTGCCTGCACAGCTCAGAACCAGGAACTTCAAAGGAAAGTGGTTCACCTGGAGAAGCAGAACCT GTCCCTCCTACAGCAGCTAAAGAAGCTTCAAGCATTGGTGATGCATTCCAGCAGCAAAGCAGCTCAGACAAGCACATGCATTGCG GTCTTGTTGCTTTCTTTCACCCTGATTATCTTTCCATCCTTCAGTACTTTTTCCCACAAGAAAGCTGAGACTGGAGGTGACTTTGTACCTGTGAGAG ttttctcCAGGTCACTCCACGATGATGCCTCTTCCAGGATTGCCGTGTCCCTGACCAGGGATCCTGCTACTGACCAAGCAGCTAAACAGCCAGAGAAACCCCTCTGGACTGAATATGCACAAGATGCCCACACTGGCAAGGAGCGAAGCCCACTCTTCTCACAGCTGCAAAAGACTGGAGAGATGGCTCTGAGCAACACCAACAGCACAACTGAGGCCAGTTTCCCCGAGGAGACGCACGTGGACTTTGAGGGTCTTGCCGTAGGGCACAGCGTGGCATCAGTGGCATGGACGGAGCCCCACCAGCCTGGCAAGGTTATTCTGGAACCAGCAGAAGAGCTGTGA